GAGCACCTTCAGCCTGCTGTGATATCTTCAGAATCCGCCTCCCCCtccacaagaagaagaagaagaagaagaagaagaagaagaagaagaagaagaattggaGTGGCATTCACACGTATTGAGTGTTGCTCAATGATTTTGCTTCCCTTCCTGGCTTTAGCATCTTCCGTGACGATCCTCTTCGCCACGAGCCACAAGCATGCATCCCTAATCTCTTCAAGCTGACATACATCCTCTTCTCTTGCGCTACTCTGCTGGAGTTGTGAGTGCCCTTGTGTTTTGGAATTATCTTCAGTTGCATATATTCCTTGTCTAAAATTCCTCCTCGACTAAGCTGTGAACGGATGGCATGACATGACATGGTTTCACAGTAGGACCTCACCTCATGTCGTGTTTTATGTTGGCAAGAAGAAACCCACCTTCCTGatgaagcttgctttcttggaacGTCTAAGGGAGTATGTTATGTTAGCAAGGCTTGGTATGTAAGGCAGCCTGCTGCGAGATTACGGAGCTGGTTCAACGGCACATAGAATAGAAAAAGATGGATGGAAATATTACGTACTATTCTGCAATGAAATGTTCTTTCTGCCATGCTTAATTGGGCACTGGAGAATGGgatagatagtagatagatagatagatagatacatcACTCTAATAGAAAGAGAAGGTCATTGCTAATAAGAGCTCCGGAACCTTCGCGGTTTGTATTCAGCTGGACTCTACTCTCGGAGTCAGATGTGCTGGTTGAATAAAATTGCcatctcttttctttttttctttttgttaaaaaaagaaaagaaaatgaaatggAAAGCAGCAGGGCCAGGTGGAAGCTCGCCACCTATCTTATTCTTGGGGGCACTCTCTCCGTGTCGAAACGCACCTCGATGTTGCGCATGCTGTACCCGACCATCATCACCCAGAACAGCAGGTTCGCCACCTCGTCTTTGAAACCGCCGTCTACAACACCACTCCACTCCACTCACACCAACTCAGCGACACCATGCAACCGTCTCTGTCAGCAACTGAAACTACCGCGAGTGCTGGTGCTGGTTTCATTTTACCTTCATTTGCGCAGGGTCCGACACGCTTTATgaatgcatttatatgctattttatatgcatttatatgctattttatatgatttttgggactaacctattaatatagagcccagtgccagtttctgtttttttcttgtttttgagtatcgcagaaaaggaatatcaaacagaatccaattgacctaaaaatttacaaagattatttttggaccagaacaaGCCCACGGCGCATCAGAGATGAACCAGAAGAGTCCTGAGTCAACCACGAGGctagagggcgcgccccctacctcatggttgtctcgtggacccccctgacttgttcccgacgcaaACACCtcctatatatccccaaacttccagaacaaaacgaagatcgggagttctgccgccgcaagcctctgtagccaccaaaaaccaatcgggaccctgttccggcagcctgccggaggggggatccatcaccggtggccttttgcatcatcccggcgctctccatgacaatgagggagtagttcaccctcggggctgagtgtatgtatcagtagctatgtgtttgatctctctctctctctctctctctctctctctctctctctctctctctctctctctctctctctcgtgttcttgatttggcacgatcttgatgtaccgcgagctttgctattatagttggatcttatgatgtttctccccctctatcttcttgtaatggattgagttttccctttgaagttagcttatcggattgagtctttaaggatttgagaacacttgatgtatgtcctgtgtgggatacccgtggtgacaatgtggtattctattgattcacttgatgtatgttttggtgatcaacttgtgggttccgtaaccttgggaatctatgcataggggttggcacacgttttcgtctttgactccccggtagaaactttggggcactctatgaagttctttgtgtgtTGGTTTGAGTAGACGAATATGAGATTatatgatgcatatcatataatcaaacccgcggatacttgaggtgacattagggttttggttgatgtgtgtcttaaggtgttattttactaggaACTCTAGGGCTgattgtgacacttataggaatagccaaatggattgatcggaaagaataactctgaggtttcataccctacaataatctcttcgtttgttctccactattagtgactttggagcgactatttgttgcatgttgagggattgttatatgatctaattatgttatcattgttgagagaagttgcactagtgaaagtatgaaccataggccttgtttcaaagcattgtaataccattttcgctcacttttaccacttgctaccttgctgttttttataatttcatattacacaAACCTATACTAGAGGTtgaacacgaaccgggactaacgagtgccgcccgcctagccgttggaaccagcaCTAACCGGGACTAACGGGTTAGGGTTTAGCCTCAAGCCATGGGCTCTCAGGAGAGGTAGCTATAGCCAGATGTTGGCTTCCATAGATGTGTCCCTACCAGAAGGGGCAGAAGATGGAGCGATCCCTTGATGAATGTGTGACACAAGCAAAGGCAAGGATGTGCGCAGCGAGATGTCACCAACAAGGGTCCCAGCTGCCTGCGGTGATAGCAATCAGACACATGGATTACTTTGTGGACCTGTCCGCTCCGTATGGTGATCGGCTACGATATCTACAGGACCATCAATCAAtacaagaagaggaggaagaggaagaagaagaagaagaagaagaagaaaacaagtgCATCATGCAAGATGTTGCAAACGTGCCTCCATGATACATTCAATATCCTGTACACCAGAGTTGGAGAGTCAGTCACATTTAATTATTGAGTTTCTGTTGGTGGTTTTGCTTCCGTTGCTGGCCTTAGCCTTGGGTGGTCCTCTTGGCCACGAGCCACACATCCTCTTAGCATGGTTCTCTTGCACTAGTATATATGCTGGAGTTGTTGCTGGCCTTGGGTCTGTGCGTTTCCATGCCTGAGATTCGTCAACGAGTACATGAATGGATGGCATTCTATGTTCATAAGGGAGCACTAGTATGCTGGAGGTTTCGCAGTACACCCTCATGTCCTTGTATGTTCACAAGAAGAAACCCACCTTCCTGAGGGCTTGTTCGGTTGCAATAAAATTGAAGGGGAATGAAGTGGATTGGGGTGGATTAAATCCCAGACAAGTCCAAACCTCTTCAATCCCCTCCAGGAGAGGTTTAACCGAACAAGGCCTGATGAAGATCTAAGGGAGCAAGGTTTGGTATGTAAGGCAGGTGGCTGCAGCCCGCGAGATATATTACGGGTGCCAGACCTGCTCACTTCACCGCTGCCATGCCATACATGAACACTAGACAACATCTTGAAGAACGGCCGGTGAGGAAAAGTTCATTCAACAAGGTAAATGTTCTTCATTTCATTTTCAAgacaaataaataaaaatgtttCGCAGACACAAAACAAAAGTAATCAACTCTGAAAAGGCAAAAACCAAATGGAATAAGATACCCTAAAAAATATGCTTAATTCATATTTTACCTGTTTGGAAGGACATCTTGACAAATCCCCCTGTTGGTTTTCAAGTGTGTATGTATTCAACCCCGCCAAGCCTGAAGGTTTGTAAGAAATTCTTTTGCTATCTGAATACCAGCCAAGCCAGAACAACATATATCCCTACAAAAACATCTCAGCAGACCAAACTAACAAATCTGCAACTGAACCAATCTAGCAGCTATAGTTGCGTCTGCGTGTTGTCTCCAGGGCCAGGCGGCAGCTCCCCACCCATCTTGGGGGCGGCTCCCAGCACTCTCTCCATGTCAAAACGCACCTCGATGTTGCGCATGCTGTACCCGACCATCATCAGCCAGAACAGCAGGTTCGCCAGCTGAGCACCGCTCGTCTCCGACACCGCCGTCTGCATCACCATTCATGCCAAGTAAGCGACAACATATACATACATACGCATGCTTCTCTATAAGCCACCGAAACTAGTGGGGAGTGCTGGTGCAGGATTCATTTTACCTTCATTTGCGCAGGGTCCGAGACGGCCAACAGACGCTTTATGAATGCATTCATAGCAAACACGACGTCCTCACCCGCACTACTTGCAAGTTCCTACAACGGAAATCAAATCAGCATTAGCTAAAGCTAGACCATCAATCAAATTGGCTACAATCAAAAGCCTGGCAAAATGGTACACATAGTCACTAGTACCTGAGATGGAAATTCAAAGCTTTTCTCCAACAAAAGACGCAAAActtcaagtatatatatatatctgtttaAGCTACGATTGTCAAGACATACCTTCAGATTTTGAGGTTCTAGAGTTTTCAGGTATTCCAGGAGCTCATTGCTTCCTTGAGATGATTTCCTAGCAACTTGACGGCTCAGTTCATCAATTTCTGCTTCAAGCAACTCTATATATTTTACAGCATCAATCTTTTCTGGTCCTGTGACCTTGTTCCACCGGATCACTTCCCCGCTCACCTTTTTCTGGGTTCCAGGTGCGTAATCTTCTGAACCCTACAGATGCCAGGCATGCATATTACACAACCACCGTACGATCGAAACCAAACAACTACAAATATTGGGAATCAACATGTGCCTTTTTCATGAATTTACTATTTATGGAACCAAACATATATATTAGGCAGAAATCTTTCAGAATGGTCAAAACAACACAAGTGTATTGCTAGGAAGTCAATGGACATGATTCTAGATTCTAGAAACTAGGACAATCATCAAGTAATAAGTGCAAATACACTAGTCAATCGACCATCTCACCAGCATATCTTTGCAATGTTTTAAGGCAATAACCAAAAGCTAGTACGGAGCGGCACGGATGTAATTTTCTCCCTGAGCAGTGATACCGATACAAGCAAGGCAATTCTATGTGGTGGGGTGTCTAGGCAGGTCAATCAGCTCACAGTGGCAACATCTTAGGGTAAGATAAGCACTAGGTAACACCACTAATTATGATAACTGAATAGATTTCTTAGCAAACAGAATTTAGTCCTACTGCTACATGTGAAATAAAGCTGTCAAAACATCAGGTGACCACAACCATCAAAGTAACGAGCTTGTATGTGAAGACGACAGCTAATACGACTCTAAAGATCGCACTTCTTGCAATCATATATTTGAACTCATTCAAATTGGAATCAATTGCTACCCATCAGTAGTTTCATATAAATTTCAGTGCAACAACAAAAAGTAATTGACCAACTCTTTCAGTCAGGTCTACTAATAAACACTATAAAATATCAAGGTTGGAGTGTTTATGCAATGATAGATCAATATATACATAACATTGCTATGATCAACCGATCAATATTTCTGTAAGATAATTGCTGGGATCATTTTGAGACTATAAAACAATGTAAATTTCACTATATATGAAACATTATAAGTTGCTAAACACTAAAACGAGTTTCTTGTTCTTTTAAGGCAAGTGGAATCATTTCGATACTGAAATATCAGCACAATTGTTGAATCAATATATCCATGTGAGAAGTGAGAAGAACCTTTTCTTCTTTGGGTTCAGGAAGAGCAATCTGCTCCAGGCTCTGTTGCAGTTCCAGACGATACTGTGCATTCCTGAACATGTATCCAGTCATCAAAACGCTGTACATAAGCTGTGCCAGATTTTCAGCAACCTGTGTTGAGGAAAATGATTAATTAGTAACATGTCGCGACTTCACGGTTGAAAATGAATATTTCATTACCGTTGTGACAGTTACAGCAAAAAATTGAGGCGGCAGAGTCCCAATCATATTTGTCACTGTGTGGCGCATGGCATCAACAACCTTGGAGGACAAAGTTATGAAGGCGCATATTTTTAGCAATATTAGGCAGTATTTCTAGACTGAAAACCATATATACGTTATGATACGTGGGGGAAAGGAGAGGTAAAAGAACCTGTGTTGGGGCTCTTTTCACGAAAAGCTCCATAAACTCTGGCTGGACACCTTTTACGTACTCCAGGAGAATATCCCTCCGGTTTTTGGGCTGCATGCAACAAGGATCAAAATAGCAGATAAGCATACACAGCTGACGCTAGGCTAGCTATGTGGTTTGAGAGGAAGACTAGCTAGCATCATTTCTATGTAAGATGTAGCATTTCTATGTAACCTTCCATTGTTTTAATATAATGGTCAGCAATTTGAATGAGGGCATAAATATTATCAATTCCGAGAGTTaacaacatacatacatacatacatatgattTGATTTGAAACTacatacacatacacatacacatacacatacacatacaGTATCGAATcgaatccaatccaatccaatccaatagGGGAAGAGGAGGGGAAGGGGCAAGATCAGATCAGATTAGCATTAACATTAGCCTTagcaggagagagggagggaggggaggTGGTTTGGATCAGTTACCAGGTTGTTGGCGCCCCCGCCGTCCCCGGGAGAGGCCGCACCGTTGACGCCGTtgggtccggcggcggcgaggcggaggcggaggcggagatcCACATGGAGGCGGCGCGCGGGGAATGAAACGAGCAGGGGCGTGGACCGGCGCGGCTGCGGAAGGCGCAGCCTTAGACTAGAGGATGTAGGGAGTAGGAGGGACGGCGGcatgtcggcgtcggcgtcggcgtcggcggcgggagTTGGTTGGGTTCTCCGCCGTGAGGGTGTCCAGGCCGGGGAAGGGGCAAGCAAAGTGGATAACAGTCCACACCACTTTAACACAtctctcatctcatctcatctcatctcatctcatctcatctcatctgcaGCCCCGCCTCGAGATTCGTGCTGCACTCCAACCCACTACTCTCAAGATGCATGGACAACACCCACATCAACTAAATTAAATTAGCCATATGCCTTCCTAAAAAAAGGTTTCCATAGTAAAGAAGGGTTGAGCCGCTGTCGTCCGCCGAGATCCTCACGTGATTTGCTTCTACGTCATGAAGACTACATCCAGAGCGTTGTTACGTATGGCTCCCATGGTGTCTTTGCATCGGGATCTTGGCTGCTGATTGGATTGGGAATCAATTTCAAGATCGTTCAAGTTTTATGTCCCGTCGTTGGCTTCGGCAACGATCGGTGTTTTGTCCCGACGCTGGTTTCGGCCACGATCAGTTTTCTGTCCTGCAGGGCTGGCCGATCTCTCGGCAAGGTTCATGCAGTTTGGCTCTCTATCTACTTTGCTCCTTGCGAGCTAGATTCTGGACGAACGTCCGTTTGACTACTTCGGCTGTTGTTTCTTGGATGATCGAGGGGGGTCGCTGTCAACAATGAAAGCTCTAGTTTGGAACTGTCAGGGGTTGGGGAACGCCCCGGCAGTTCGAGCTCTGTTGGATGTCCAACGAAGAACTGATCCTGATGTGGTATTTTTGTCGGAGACCCACTTAGAGCGCTATCCGGCAGAGTGTTTGAAGCGGCGACTTAAGATGGATGGTATGATTGTTAATCCGAGTGATGGTAGAGAAGGTGGAGTTGTTCTATActggaagaaaggaatagaagttGTTCAACTGTTCTCAGATCCGAACTATATTGATGTGAGAATAGATGATAATGTTGGTCCGTGGAAGGTTGACAGGCATGTATGGGGAATTTAAATGGGAGGAAAAATACAAGACTTGGAATCGATTTAGAAACTTGAAAGCTCAGCATGATCTTCCTTGGGTTGTCATAGGTGACTTGAATGAAATTTTATATACACATGAAAAGGAGGGGGGAACCCAAGACCGTTGTAATATATGCAAGCTTTTCAAGATACCTTGACTGATTGTGACTTAGTCGAATTACTGATTGTGACTTAGTTGATATGGGCTATAATGGTGAAAAGTTTACCTGGCATCGTGGATTAATTAGGGAGAGGTTGAACAGGGGAGTCTGTAATCCCGGCTGGTCTCAGCTTTTCCCGAATGCTGTTGTACCAAATTTGGAGTACAATCACTCAGATCATCGACCACTGCTACTAGACACTCAATTTTTGGTAGCAGATAATCATATCCGAGAGGGTAGACGTGCTTTTGAAGCTAGATGGTTGCATGAAAAAGAATTTTCAGAGAAGGTACAACAAGCATGGGATGACGCACAGATTTATGCTACAGGCAATGGCGTGATGGCAAAACTTGAGTACATGCACGCGTCATTTCATGACTGGGATCAGCGAGTTTTGAAGAAGCCTAAGAAATGACTTCGCAAAGCACAACGGGAGCTTGATCAGGTCTTTAGTGGCCCGGTTAGTGTTGAATCAGAGGCAAAAAAGAAGGAGCTGTCCGATCTGGTGGAGTTTTTGTTAGAACTTGAAGAAATCAGTGCGTTACAACAATCAAGGGTGAGCTGGCTGAAGTTTGGGGATCGGAACACGggattttttttcatagttttgCGTCTGCAAGAAGAAAACGTAACAGAATTTCACGTCTAGAAGATGGCATGGGCCAATGGCTGGAAGGTACAAGTGCGATTAATCCTCTTCTTCATTCTTATTTCACTAATCTCTTCACGTCTGAGGTGTATGAGACAGATCCTAATTTCCTTGCAAAAGTGAAAGAGAAGGTTACTGTTCAAATGAATGAGATGCTGCTTAATCCTTATTCACCGGTGGAGGTTAAAAAAGCCATTGATAGTATTGGTGATCTTAAGGCCCCGGGGCCGGATGGGCTACATGCCatcttttataaaaaaatattggcaTGTCTTCGGGGACGATATTACTAATGAAGTTCTTCAGGCACTCAACTCAGGTATGATTCCGGAGGGGTGGAATAATACAGTGGTGGTTTTGATACCTAAAGTTGACTGTCCCGAACTGATTACTCAATTTCGTCTTATAAGCCTTTGCAATGTTATCTACAAGATAATACCTAAGATGCTTGCTAATCAATTGaagactgagggagttccggactagggggtgtccggatagccgaactatcatgatcggccggactccaagactatgaagatacaagattgaagacttcgtcccgtgtccggatgggactttccttggcgtggaaggcaagcttggcgatacggatatgtagatctcctaccattgtaaccgactctgtgtaaccctagccctctccggtgtctatataaaccagatggctttagtccataggacgaacaacaatcataccataggctagcttctagggtttagcctccttgatctcgtgatagatccactcttgtaacacacatcatcaatattaatcaagcaggacgtagggttttacctccatcaagagggcccgaacctgggtaaaacatcgtgtcccttgtctcctgttaccatccgcctagacgcacagttcgggaccccctacccgagatccgccggttttgacaccgacattggtgctttcattgagagttcctctgtgccgtcaccgataggctcgatggtttcttcgatcatcatcaacgacgcagttcagggtgaggccttcctccccggacagatcttcgtattcggtggcttcgcactgcgggccaattcgcttggccaactggagcagatcgaaagctacgcccctggccgtcaggtcagatttggaagtttgaacttcaccgccgacatccgcggggacttgatcctcgatggattcgagccacagccgagcgtgccgcactgtcacggcgagcatgatttagctctgcagccggacagtaccctggaggccgcactcaaacccgctctgatcttcaattcggagccggctgcgcagaccgaggatggatggctagacaccgcctcgggggctgcaacctctacggcgatagagccgaacactgaccttgtccctcataaagcccgtgactccgaggtgccagactcctcgccggactccgaacctcccgtgccccctccgatcgaattcgattgggcgccgatcatggagttcaccacagcggacatctttcaacactcacctttaggcgacatcttgagttcgctacagtatctctcgttatcaggagagccctggccggaccgcggtcaggacggttgggatgcggacgacgaagaaattcaaagcccacccaccacccacttagtagccactgtcgacgatctaaccgacatgctagactatgactccgaagacatcgacggtatggacgacgatgccggagacgaccaagaaccagcgcctaacgggcactggaaagccaccccagctcacgacgtatacatggtggatacaccaaaagaaagcgacaatgaggaaaaacgggacgtggcgaaggacaactcccccaacaaacaaccaaaacggcgacgcaagcgccgcccgaagaccggcctcgataaaaacggcacacatacggacccggccctagagcagggcgaagcagtggacgacgcacatgccaccaagcagccatccgaacatgatgaactggacaagcaacccatccccggcgaagacgatctcacatcaccagagcatacgaaccttcataaaaggctcgtcgccactgcaagaagtttgaagaagcaaaagcggaagctcaaaacagcggaggacgcactcagaatgagatggagcaaagtactcaacaccgcagataaatatggcgctagtcaccagacaaagagctacccgaagcgcaagctgttgcccgaattcgacgaggaggccttagagcccccgcagtcaaaaaagaaagaagccgcctggccggatagacgaccagatgacaggccaagagcaacaaggggcgccgcataCAAGCCGGCACAAGATCATCATAAAGATCCTCGAAAAAAGGATGACCCAGCCAggtctatttatgggccaaaaaagaagactccaggaagcaacataacccgccgagcatttgaagacaacggcacacccaaatacaggggcgccgcacacccactatgtttcaccgacgaggtactggatcatggatttccaacgggattcaaacccgtaaacatagaggcatatgacggaacaacagaccccggagtctggattgaggattatatcctacacatacatatggccagaggagacgatctccatgccataaaatacctacccctcaagctcaaagggccagctcggcattggcttaaaagcctcccagaaaataccattggaagttgggaagagcttgaggatgcgtttcgagcaaattttcaggggacttatgtccggcctccggatgcagacgatttaagtcacataactcaacagcccggagagtcagcacacaaattctggaataggttcctcactaaaaagaaccaaatagtcgactgtccggacgctgaagccttagcagcctttaaacacaacatccgagacgaatggctcgccagacacctcggccaggaaaaaccaagaacaatggccgcactaacaagcctcatgacccgcttttgcgaaggggaagacagctggctggctagatgcagcaccagcgacccaagtacatccgaagtcagggatggaaatgggaaatcacgatgcagaaaagatcagcaccggaataaggaaaatggcccaaatagtatggcggtcaacgccggattcaaaagctctcggccgaacaacaaaacattgcccctcaaggacaatagtgacgagctatccaacctaaacaagattctggatagactgtgtcaaatacatggtacctccgggaagcctgcaaaccatacccatagagattgttgggtcttgaagcagtccggccgacttaacgccgaacacaaggggctcgacacaccaagtgaaagtgacgaaacccaaaagcagcactccggaaaacagaagactttcccactagaagtcaaaacagtgaactcacttcatgtgataacacacatcgcggcacctgccataccaggacaccgtccacagaatggggatagaccctaccaaaaattgccatagcagcacttccttcaaaggagtgacgccaggcctttaagccaattatacaggctctgtaccactagaggttgtattcggttcatccgacaacctccgtcgcgaaaagctcactctccatcgccccatttaacagtagcccttaagcactactggggcgcgaagctttcgcccgctttaatgcaataccacattacgcgtttcttacgcttaaaaatgcccggtcaacgtggcataatctcattaaaaagtaactccgagtgttcctcgaccacggagaacgcgagactgccttgacagccacacactaatcagaccttgcaggtcaaagcccctaaaaacaggtcattcagacctcggacatggttagacgagtccagcgTAACTAAAAAAGGGGCTTCCCGGCCGCatatcccctttataaggggccgcgtgtataaatgatgagagccaataaagctcaactttcttcattctattctattttaatacaacctctgcacgatatttcttgaaaactaagtccttctcttttacagatgaagcacgtgctacacccgtacaggatacagcacaacggagacacaggcgcagacgtgcagcagggacccgttgcaaggattcttttcagattaagaccatgcgtaaacctttcttactgtctcttgttgatacacatcccccggtttcccaccatagccgaggaggaggctggcgttttggcattggctgcgtcagaagttcccgcctgtacctggacactaggggcttagggcattgttctgcccggtatcataaagaccgaacaccccagggagtgttcggcgtctcgagttaggccttatatgcatcagctctgaatcatgtctttggtcaaatgttgggtttgcccggctcctgtgttttgctgccttacgttccgcatcatcggctaacgcggcaccaggagaactactgcgattgtgccccggttcggccgggcgagcacctcagtagggaaagccgaaaactgactgtcatgatatagcgagagactggtcaaccactcgatcgaccattggaatgtttagaattcctccgctttgacgaaggaccgcttcccggtcaggcacatacgcgccccgaagttcggagaaaagcggtgccaccaggggctatatagtagccccacattcgagctcctatggctaagtgaaagtgataaagcattatagtctggttgcctagtttgctacgctatcacctccttaaaaggaccaagacgttggattaagtgtgaaaaagcgcttttctttttgcaaacacccct
Above is a window of Triticum aestivum cultivar Chinese Spring chromosome 6B, IWGSC CS RefSeq v2.1, whole genome shotgun sequence DNA encoding:
- the LOC123140153 gene encoding uncharacterized protein codes for the protein MPPSLLLPTSSSLRLRLPQPRRSTPLLVSFPARRLHVDLRLRLRLAAAGPNGVNGAASPGDGGGANNLPKNRRDILLEYVKGVQPEFMELFVKRAPTQVVDAMRHTVTNMIGTLPPQFFAVTVTTVAENLAQLMYSVLMTGYMFRNAQYRLELQQSLEQIALPEPKEEKGSEDYAPGTQKKVSGEVIRWNKVTGPEKIDAVKYIELLEAEIDELSRQVARKSSQGSNELLEYLKTLEPQNLKELASSAGEDVVFAMNAFIKRLLAVSDPAQMKTAVSETSGAQLANLLFWLMMVGYSMRNIEVRFDMERVLGAAPKMGGELPPGPGDNTQTQL